One stretch of Halapricum desulfuricans DNA includes these proteins:
- a CDS encoding FecCD family ABC transporter permease, with protein MASETVSESEPGQHTQRGETPAPRGSETVRERREQTTRRTAVVAAGSTLVLVVVSLVAIGLGSVHIPLSDVVAALVGGGSQTQRTIVWNVRLPRILGAVVAGAGLAVAGAAMQTVLRNPLGAPYTLGISQAAAFGAAVTVVFGFGTAASEFASLGPYVTTVAAFLAAMASTGLILLLVTYRQATPETLILTGVAVGSLFTAGMTLLQYFASDTEVAAIVYWTFGDVGRAGWPHVVVMGVVVAAGLAYFLVNAWNYDVMDSGTATAKSLGVPVESLRIRGMAVASFVTAIVISFVGIIGFVGLVAPHIVRMLVGGTERHLLPITAVVGAGLLVAADTLARTVLAPVVLPVGILTSFLGAPLFVYLVINGREYW; from the coding sequence ATGGCGAGTGAAACCGTCAGCGAGAGCGAGCCGGGCCAGCACACCCAGCGCGGGGAGACGCCAGCCCCGCGAGGGAGCGAGACGGTCCGAGAGCGCCGCGAGCAGACGACGCGCCGTACCGCTGTCGTCGCCGCGGGGTCGACGCTCGTGCTCGTCGTCGTGTCGCTGGTAGCGATCGGTCTCGGATCGGTACACATCCCGCTGTCCGACGTCGTCGCCGCGCTCGTCGGCGGCGGGAGTCAGACCCAGCGCACGATCGTCTGGAACGTTCGCTTGCCCCGGATTCTCGGTGCCGTCGTCGCCGGGGCGGGGCTGGCGGTCGCCGGCGCGGCGATGCAGACCGTCCTCCGGAATCCGCTCGGCGCGCCGTACACGCTGGGCATCTCACAGGCCGCGGCGTTCGGCGCGGCCGTCACGGTCGTGTTCGGCTTCGGCACCGCCGCCTCGGAGTTCGCCTCGCTCGGACCGTACGTGACGACCGTCGCGGCCTTCCTTGCGGCGATGGCCTCGACGGGACTGATCCTCCTGCTGGTGACCTACCGACAGGCCACTCCGGAGACGCTGATTCTCACGGGCGTCGCAGTCGGATCGCTGTTCACCGCCGGGATGACGCTGTTGCAGTACTTCGCAAGCGACACCGAGGTCGCGGCGATCGTCTACTGGACGTTCGGCGACGTCGGCCGCGCCGGCTGGCCCCACGTCGTCGTCATGGGCGTCGTCGTCGCGGCCGGACTGGCGTACTTCCTGGTCAACGCCTGGAACTACGACGTCATGGACTCGGGGACGGCGACCGCGAAGAGCCTCGGCGTCCCCGTCGAGTCCCTGCGGATCAGGGGGATGGCCGTCGCGTCGTTCGTGACCGCGATCGTCATCTCGTTCGTGGGAATCATCGGCTTCGTCGGACTGGTCGCCCCCCACATCGTCCGGATGCTGGTCGGCGGGACCGAGCGACACCTGCTACCGATCACGGCCGTCGTCGGCGCCGGGTTGCTGGTCGCGGCCGACACGCTCGCGCGGACGGTCCTCGCGCCGGTCGTCCTGCCGGTCGGGATCCTCACGTCGTTTCTGGGCGCGCCGCTTTTCGTCTATCTCGTGATCAACGGGAGGGAGTACTGGTGA
- a CDS encoding iron ABC transporter substrate-binding protein has protein sequence MYDRRTVLRGAGAVTAAGLAGCSVLGDTSAGARTVTDGAGRDVEVPESVERVVAVGPGSLRQVAYLGATDRVVGVEADRNGSTTSAPYNVANPELREKTVIGSVGPNAGGNAEAIIAADPDVILFYGDSSRAETLQSQTDIPAVVLRITDFGSKRRRERVYDMWRLVGTVLGREDRAEELATFVEEAIADLRDRTADLPSGERAAAYAGAISYKGAHGIATTRRRFPPFRYAGVENVASGLETDGPSVQVSEEALLEWDPETIFVDADNLSRAREDLTDNDVYDRLAAVENGEVYTLLPHASYHHNYGSILANGYFVGETLYPDRFGDVDVPSAIDSIYETMLGAPLYDDLVDAYGAYQRLDDLDGE, from the coding sequence ATGTACGACCGTCGCACGGTACTGCGGGGAGCCGGCGCGGTGACTGCGGCCGGGCTGGCGGGCTGTTCGGTGCTGGGCGATACGTCTGCCGGCGCACGGACGGTGACCGACGGCGCGGGTCGGGACGTCGAGGTTCCCGAGTCAGTCGAGCGCGTCGTCGCGGTCGGGCCCGGGTCCCTGCGGCAGGTGGCATATCTCGGCGCGACCGATCGGGTCGTCGGCGTCGAGGCCGACAGGAACGGCTCGACGACGTCAGCACCGTACAACGTGGCCAACCCGGAACTACGCGAGAAAACCGTTATCGGCTCTGTCGGACCCAACGCGGGCGGCAACGCCGAAGCGATCATCGCCGCCGATCCGGACGTGATCCTCTTCTACGGTGATAGCTCTCGCGCCGAGACGCTGCAGTCCCAGACTGACATCCCCGCGGTCGTGTTGCGGATCACGGACTTCGGCAGCAAGCGCCGACGGGAGCGCGTCTACGACATGTGGCGGCTGGTCGGGACGGTCCTCGGGCGCGAGGACCGGGCCGAGGAGCTGGCGACCTTCGTCGAGGAGGCGATCGCCGACCTGCGCGATCGGACGGCGGACCTTCCGAGCGGCGAGCGGGCGGCGGCGTACGCCGGTGCGATCAGCTACAAGGGCGCACACGGGATTGCGACCACGCGCAGACGGTTCCCGCCGTTCAGGTACGCCGGCGTCGAGAACGTCGCGAGCGGGCTCGAAACCGACGGGCCGTCCGTCCAGGTCAGCGAGGAGGCGCTGCTCGAGTGGGACCCGGAGACGATATTCGTAGACGCGGACAACCTCTCGCGCGCCCGTGAGGATCTGACAGACAACGACGTGTACGACCGACTCGCGGCCGTCGAGAACGGCGAGGTGTACACGCTCCTTCCCCACGCGAGCTACCACCACAACTACGGATCGATCCTGGCGAACGGCTACTTCGTCGGCGAGACGCTGTATCCCGACCGGTTCGGCGACGTCGACGTTCCGAGTGCGATCGATTCGATCTACGAGACCATGCTCGGTGCACCGCTGTACGACGATCTGGTCGACGCCTACGGGGCCTATCAGCGCCTCGATGATCTCGATGGCGAGTGA